A genome region from Eremothecium cymbalariae DBVPG#7215 chromosome 4, complete sequence includes the following:
- the USB1 gene encoding phosphoric diester hydrolase (similar to Ashbya gossypii AGL198W) has translation MNLIRSNYDTDSDVESEIEREHEQEHEQLPCIPDKVIYRYQKDPKMSTSLSQLSKKRNWSAFAFIEFQLTQQQLFVMNNLVREVNETMKTEKVYFSPLFYGRMNAVKPLHISLSPTLMFPDQQSISDWIQAFKSKITQDTTLRRFNVHLQPEWSLYPNFDKTVWFLSLPVVRNSGQEDILPKITGHLKTSSMEHGASFGHLSFEEVLEKLHLSVASDPNNPTSVKFLRNQDQIGLEHNLLKLQKRLQNANSLLQTSGIAQFQVKCTELKIKRDNSIISIPLPY, from the coding sequence ATGAACCTGATAAGGTCTAATTACGATACAGATAGTGACGTTGAATCAGAAATCGAAAGGGAACACGAACAGGAACACGAACAGCTACCCTGTATACCTGACAAAGTGATTTATAGATACCAGAAAGATCCAAAGATGAGTACAAGTTTGTCTCAATTATCTAAGAAAAGAAACTGGTCGGCGTTTGCATTCATTGAGTTCCAATTGACGCAGCAGCAACTTTTCGTGATGAATAATCTCGTGAGGGAAGTTAATGAGACCATGAAGACAGAAAAGGTGTATTTCTCACCTCTTTTTTACGGACGAATGAACGCAGTGAAGCCGCTGCACATTTCTCTTTCACCAACGCTCATGTTTCCTGACCAGCAGTCAATTAGTGATTGGATTCAGGCATTCAAAAGCAAAATAACACAGGATACTACATTGAGACGATTCAATGTTCATTTGCAACCAGAATGGAGTCTTTATCCAAACTTTGATAAGACAGTCTGGTTTTTATCACTGCCGGTCGTGCGAAACTCGGGGCAAGAAGACATATTGCCAAAGATAACAGGTCATTTAAAGACATCTAGTATGGAACATGGTGCGAGTTTCGGACATCTTTCCTTTGAAGAGGTACTCGAAAAGCTCCATTTATCTGTAGCATCCGATCCAAACAACCCCACAAGTGTCAAGTTCCTTCGAAATCAAGACCAGATTGGTCTAGAACACAATCTGttaaaacttcaaaagaGGCTACAAAATGCGAATAGCCTTCTCCAAACCAGCGGCATCGCCCAATTTCAGGTTAAATGTACCGAACTTAAAATCAAACGCGATAACTCAATAATAAGTATACCGTTACCGTACTGA
- a CDS encoding choline/ethanolamine kinase (similar to Ashbya gossypii AGL199C), whose translation MVKADPRSSKSESQLAGKGSWSRSNSRTRKPLLPRTKSSQRLIRTISVEQKSEDASNALADELSSSLLQLSLGSDSHEFIEVPFVKATLDITLPMDYLKVDVLHMIQSLKIPKWCKASGKPLVTNPNELTLTMITGTMTNAIYKVERNKHTRLPSLLLRVYGPNVESIIDRAYELETLARLSFQNIGPSLFGCFNNGRFEQFLENSKTLTKDDIRDWKTAQRIARRMKEFHGGVPLLEWEKKHCIAWSRIDKWVSKMDSSEWIQNIDHLKGALLTSDWTHFKNIINKYRLWLDATGESSKPLVFCHNDTQYGNLLFTSPVITPTTSTPLAASSSATSLSDSLFLTESNISLEDIINPSVEDQKQDSKLVVIDFEYAGPNPAAYDLANFLSEWMSDYHCTDCYKTFEDKFPKREEILNFVYSYTSHLRNKQPPVEEEVRNLYNSIIRWRPCVSLHWSLWGLIQSGKLDSKPQTSTVVEEEGPGGEKYIITLEDKEPYDSDDLTYDEDVNPNNLKEATGADIHSFDYISYAKEKISVFYGDLVQLGVIEEADLPESTPLKKLDVKFL comes from the coding sequence ATGGTTAAGGCAGATCCTAGGTCCTCAAAAAGTGAATCTCAATTAGCCGGGAAGGGCTCGTGGTCTAGGTCAAATAGCCGGACTAGAAAACCTCTGCTACCGAGGACTAAGTCTTCACAGAGGTTAATTCGCACGATAAGCGTTGAGCAAAAAAGTGAAGACGCGTCTAATGCTCTTGCAGATGAGCTATCGAGTAGTTTGCTGCAGTTATCTTTGGGGTCTGATTCACATGAATTTATTGAGGTGCCATTTGTCAAGGCGACGTTGGACATCACATTGCCGATGGATTATTTGAAGGTCGATGTGTTACATATGATCCAGAGCTTAAAGATTCCCAAATGGTGTAAGGCAAGCGGCAAGCCGCTTGTTACAAATCCTAACGAATTGACATTGACTATGATCACAGGTACAATGACGAACGCCATCTATAAGGTGGAAAGGAACAAGCATACCAGGCTCCCTAGTTTATTGTTGCGGGTGTATGGACCGAATGTGGAATCGATTATTGACCGTGCATATGAGTTAGAAACATTAGCAAGACTTTCTTTCCAGAATATAGGTCCTTCTTTATTTGGGTGCTTTAATAACGGTAGGTTTGAGcagtttttggaaaattccAAGACGTTGACGAAGGATGATATCAGAGATTGGAAGACAGCACAGAGAATAGCACGTAGGATGAAAGAATTTCACGGGGGTGTTCCTCTTCTTGAATGGGAAAAGAAGCACTGCATAGCATGGAGTCGAATTGACAAATGGGTATCCAAGATGGATTCCTCTGAATggattcaaaatattgatcaTTTGAAAGGAGCTTTGCTCACCTCAGATTGGACtcatttcaaaaatatcatcaacaagtATAGATTATGGCTTGATGCAACCGGTGAATCTTCTAAGCCTCTAGTATTCTGTCACAACGATACACAGTACGGGAATTTGCTATTTACCTCGCCTGTTATTACACCGACGACATCTACTCCTTTGGCagcatcttcttcagcaacATCATTATCTGATTCATTATTCCTAACTGAGAGCAACATATCTttagaagatattattaatccATCCGTTGAAGATCAGAAGCAAGACTCCAAATTGGTAgtaattgattttgaatatgCAGGACCGAATCCAGCAGCTTATGATTTAGCCAATTTCCTATCTGAGTGGATGTCGGACTATCACTGTACCGACTGTTACAAAACCTTTGAGGATAAATTTCCGAAGAGGGAGGAAATTCTAAATTTCGTTTATTCCTACACTTCCCATTTAAGAAATAAACAACCTCCCgtggaagaagaagtccGTAACTTGTACAATAGCATTATCAGATGGAGACCCTGCGTATCCTTACATTGGTCTTTATGGGGGCTGATTCAAAGTGGTAAGCTAGACAGTAAACCTCAAACCTCAACCGTCGTTGAGGAAGAAGGTCCCGGAGgagaaaaatatataattaccCTCGAAGATAAGGAGCCATATGACAGTGACGATCTTACATATGATGAGGACGTTAATCCCAATAACTTGAAGGAAGCAACAGGTGCAGATATCCACTCTTTTGATTATATCTCTTATGCCAAAGAAAAGATCAGCGTCTTTTATGGAGATCTCGTACAGCTAGGTGtcattgaagaagctgATTTACCGGAGAGTACGccattaaaaaagttgGACGTAAAGTTCTTGTAA
- the KGD2 gene encoding dihydrolipoyl transsuccinylase (similar to Ashbya gossypii AGL200W), translating to MLRSSVRSSFRSLRPSAIQVYQRAFSVGNVSKQVCLCSNILGETVRMPVLQKTTFRYGSTSVPVPPMAESLTEGSLKEYTKQVGEYVAQDELLATIETDKIDIEVNSPISGTITKLNFQPEDTVTVGDELAQIEEGGEPAAASASKPEVEEATTKKEESGAPAAPAAAAPPKVSSADAKKPTPAVSEPVSATAPQQALGNFSRTERRVKMNRMRMRIAERLKESQNTTASLTTFNEVDMSALLEMRKLYKDEIIKNKGVKFGFMGLFSKAVALAQKDVPSATGGIEGDQIVYRDYTDISIAVATPKGLVTPVVRNVESLSVLEIEEEIVRLSKKARDGKITLEDMAGGNFTISNGGVFGSLYGTPIINTPQTAVLGLHGVKERPVTVNGNIVSRPMMYLALTYDHRLLDGREAVTFLKTIKELIEDPRKMLLM from the coding sequence ATGTTGAGATCTTCAGTTCGTTCATCATTCAGGTCGCTAAGGCCTTCAGCAATTCAAGTTTACCAGCGGGCATTTAGTGTAGGGAACGTTTCTAAGCAAGTATGTTTGTGTTCGAACATATTGGGCGAGACAGTTAGGATGCCTGTGTTGCAAAAGACAACCTTTCGTTATGGGTCAACTTCAGTTCCGGTTCCACCAATGGCTGAATCGTTGACGGAGGGTTCGTTAAAGGAGTATACAAAACAGGTTGGTGAATATGTTGCGCAGGATGAATTATTGGCTACGATTGAAACCGACAAGATTGATATTGAGGTTAATTCCCCTATATCTGGTACCATAACCAAGTTGAATTTCCAACCGGAGGATACAGTTACAGTTGGTGATGAGTTGGCGCAGATTGAGGAAGGTGGAGAACCGGCAGCAGCAAGTGCAAGTAAGCCAGAGGTGGAGGAAGCTACAACAAAGAAGGAAGAATCAGGAGCTCCAGCAGccccagcagcagcagccccTCCTAAAGTTTCTTCTGCAGATGCAAAGAAGCCCACTCCAGCAGTATCTGAGCCAGTTTCTGCCACAGCACCACAACAGGCATTAGGGAACTTTTCACGTACGGAACGCAGGGTTAAAATGAACCGTATGAGAATGAGAATTGCAGAAAGGTTAAAGGAATCTCAGAATACCACTGCCTCTTTGACTACTTTCAATGAAGTTGACATGTCTGCATTACTAGAAATGAGAAAATTGTACAAGGACGAGATTATCAAGAATAAGGGTGTCAAGTTTGGCTTTATGGGTCTCTTCTCAAAGGCCGTAGCTTTGGCTCAAAAAGACGTTCCTTCTGCTACCGGAGGCATCGAGGGAGACCAAATTGTTTACCGCGATTACACAGATATATCTATTGCCGTTGCCACTCCTAAAGGTTTAGTTACACCAGTGGTCCGTAATGTTGAGTCATTATCCGTTTTGGAAATCGAGGAAGAAATCGTCAGATTAAGCAAGAAGGCACGTGACGGTAAAATCACTTTGGAAGATATGGCAGGAGGCAACTTTACTATCTCAAATGGCGGTGTCTTCGGCTCCTTGTATGGAACACCAATTATCAACACCCCTCAAACTGCAGTTTTAGGTCTACATGGTGTGAAGGAAAGACCAGTGACTGTGAATGGGAATATTGTTTCTAGACCAATGATGTATTTGGCCCTAACTTATGACCATAGGTTATTGGATGGTAGGGAAGCCGTTACCTTCTTAAAGACGATCAAGGAATTGATTGAGGATCCTAGAAAAATGTTGCTAATGTAG
- the SLX4 gene encoding Slx4p (similar to Ashbya gossypii AGR042W) — MDFSRAQRNLLLVEDVSDDEKVHEQNIAETQVPMMFSYEEEDELAKDEREQEVEKDDEVFISTQVQGRIDELEGTENNRKQFKRLLANFTYATEADGIGLQGDEVPETVLSSGKSLEMNTIKRSRRSDTRVKSITKYNTENYALQIKQDRARRLLTMLSGKSHKIKNLLKDIKQKDEHRSDPIDFSTFNCEEWSQIEKLLRERLPKVSRAKVALVKDFVYGKEQQEHPWYSSQLPPGDCPTDLTDSHGIYVGNCEDMVGQKVFTLSQLLDDDDNNEPNGIGLEEEEGLTSSSSNTQPSIPDSVDSGEPIGNMTHDIIADVNTTTLLAVGKQDTASNVDWHFKRGSTPDESPDNLPIHEDTVIDLTQETFRAVSNIASPVKATSRPNSKVLSATRKPSIQVPASNTASINTPASFMSLHRPPLIEAPVCSSIIRMKIYKDTEMNFNDKNAPPLGFQPQTIYEDIVADSEDENYTILELEPCKNEEPVRPATDPCILGVNKSTSTQDSSPTATAQSIKQLRQSLKTIGVKTSRSNAQVLQHYNTVSQQLHSQSDEDKRNELFLRLTHLLQQDKPLLNRIYCFHPITIHDLRTSFESRDHFTNLIDDAVIRHWADYQGICVKNDLNE, encoded by the coding sequence ATGGATTTCAGCAGGGCTCAGCGAAATTTGTTGCTTGTGGAGGATGTATCTGACGATGAAAAGGTTCATGAACAGAATATAGCGGAGACTCAAGTGCCGATGATGTTCAGCTatgaggaggaagatgaaTTAGCTAAAGATGAACGAGAACAAGAAGTGGAGAAGGATGATGAAGTATTTATTTCTACTCAGGTTCAGGGTCGGATTGATGAACTGGAAGGGACGGAGAACAACAGGAAACAATTTAAGCGGCTTTTGGCTAATTTTACATATGCTACTGAAGCCGATGGCATAGGGTTGCAAGGCGATGAGGTACCAGAGACTGTGTTGAGTAGTGGGAAGTCTTTAGAGATGAACACTATAAAGAGGAGCAGACGTTCTGATACTAGGGTGAAGAGTATTACGAAGTATAACACGGAGAATTATGCTCTTCAAATTAAACAGGATAGAGCACGACGGCTACTAACAATGCTTTCAGGTAAATCACATAAGATAAAAAATCTGCTGAaagatattaaacaaaaagatgAGCATAGAAGTGATCCGATAGACTTCTCAACATTTAACTGCGAAGAATGGTCacaaattgaaaagttacTTCGTGAACGGTTGCCAAAAGTTTCCAGAGCAAAGGTAGCATTGGTAAAAGATTTCGTTTACGGTAAGgaacaacaagaacatCCTTGGTATTCTTCACAACTTCCTCCAGGAGATTGTCCCACAGATCTAACGGATAGCCACGGCATATACGTGGGGAATTGTGAAGATATGGTAGGGCAGAAGGTGTTCACGTTGTCACAGCTGCTagacgatgatgataacAATGAGCCCAATGGTATTGGtttggaggaggaggaaggCTTGACCTCTAGTTCCAGCAATACCCAACCTTCGATACCAGACAGCGTGGATTCTGGGGAACCGATAGGAAACATGACTCATGATATAATTGCAGATGTAAATACGACTACACTCTTAGCGGTAGGGAAACAAGACACTGCTTCCAACGTGGATTGGCATTTTAAGCGGGGGTCCACGCCAGATGAATCGCCTGATAACCTGCCAATCCACGAGGATACTGTTATAGACTTAACGCAAGAAACTTTTCGAGCTGTGTCGAATATAGCATCACCCGTTAAAGCCACTAGTCGACCCAACAGCAAAGTATTATCAGCTACCAGAAAGCCAAGCATCCAGGTTCCAGCAAGTAACACTGCATCAATAAATACGCCGGCTTCATTTATGAGTCTGCATCGTCCTCCACTCATAGAAGCCCCCGTTTGCAGTTCTATTATCCGTATGAAAATTTACAAGGATACAGAGATGAACTTTAACGACAAGAATGCACCCCCATTAGGATTCCAACCCCAGACCATATACGAAGACATCGTTGCCGACAGTGAAGACGAAAATTACACAATACTAGAGCTCGAGCCCTGCAAAAACGAAGAACCTGTCCGGCCCGCTACCGATCCTTGCATTCTCGGAGTCAACAAAAGCACATCAACCCAAGATTCCTCCCCAACTGCCACTGCACAATCGATAAAACAATTAAGGCAATCGCTCAAAACAATTGGCGTAAAAACATCTAGATCCAATGCCCAGGTACTACAGCACTACAATACCGTATCCCAACAACTCCACTCCCAATCCGACGAAGACAAACGCAACGAACTATTCCTACGCCTAACCCACCTGCTACAACAAGACAAACCCCTCCTAAACCGCATCTACTGTTTCCATCCCATCACCATCCATGACCTTAGAACCTCCTTCGAGTCAAGAGACCATTTCACCAACCTCATAGACGATGCCGTCATCCGACACTGGGCTGACTACCAAGGGATCTGTGTTAAAAATGATCTTAACGAATAA